A genomic segment from Conger conger chromosome 2, fConCon1.1, whole genome shotgun sequence encodes:
- the LOC133121975 gene encoding NACHT, LRR and PYD domains-containing protein 12-like isoform X2, giving the protein MAGQVLEILEDLTKEEFLKLKLYLNEEVLEGCGPIPQGRLEDQGVTGVVILMKSSYHNKMVQVTLEILKKISRNDLVERLESGKMHPSQDPAAAGDYSPERKPVSETQQGGAQSLTVDVPLSSNHQDLDTEKNQCAQRVQKNLKLILKQKYECIYEGVAKPGKHALLKSIYTELCITEGDCERVNNEHEVWQIETATRTQPTQDTAIKCNDIFRPLAGQGRPIKTVMTKGIAGIGKTVSVQKFILDWAEGKANEDIDFMFVLPFLELNLLHEQHSLLELLHVVHPGTKEFENIEPENYKVLFIFDGLDESKHPLNFRHNTILSDARKTSPVDVLLTNLIKRSLLPSALLWITSRPAAANQIPPKCIHRLTEVRGFNDAQKEEYFRKRFTDQSQAGRIISHIKKSRSLHIMCHIPAFCWMSATVLERPLETERGEIPESLTAMYSHFLLIQAEIKHHKYQYHETDPQTPLVSVKEIFLKLGQLAFQCIEKHKPIFHEEDLRGCGIDVKEASVYSGLFTEILKEESVLHQKKVYCFVHLSLQEYMAALYAIHSFISKNFRALKPFFGQKTLATLHDLHKKAIKKALESKNGHLDLFLRFLLGLSLDSNQRLLPGLLPETGSNSESIQKTVQHIKVFKEKDPSPERCLNLIHCLSELNDDSIMKETHEYLSSGSPLGERISPMHCSALAHLLLVSGKELEEFDHKRYNTSEEGRRRLVPAVKCCKKAVLSGCNLTEKSLQLVGSALQSVSSPLRELDLSNNNLRDSGVELLCAGLKSTNCKLQTLRLRECNLTEGCCDVLASVLRSPHSELRDLELRDNKLQDSGVRALSAGLEDPHCKLQRLGLRGCNLTEKSLQLVDSALQSVSSPLRELDLSNNNLRDSGVELLCAGLKSTNCKLQTLRLRECNLTEGCCHVLASVLRSPHSELSDLELRDNKLQDSGVRALSAGLEDPHCKLQRLGLSGCGVTERGCDSLASALRSNASHLRELDLSYNHPGHSGVRALSAAKLDTLTLLVDHGGESRLKPGLRKSLSALNPVKWRQHIH; this is encoded by the exons ATGGCTGGCCAGGTCTTGGAGATTCTGGAGGACCTGACAAAAGAAGAATTTTTAAAGTTGAAGTTGTATCTGAATGAAGAGGTGCTGGAAGGATGTGGACCCATCCCACAGGGTCGACTGGAGGACCAAGGTGTGACAGGTGTCGTCATCTTGATGAAGAGTTCCTATCATAACAAGATGGTGCAGGTCACACTGGAGATCTTAAAGAAAATTTCGAGAAATGACCTCGTTGAGAGACTGGAAAGTGGTAAGATGCATCCATCTCAGGATCCAGCTGCAGCTGGTGATTACAGCCCTGAGAGGAAGCCTGTGTCTGAGACCCAGCAGGGAGGGGCACAG TCCCTGACTGTTGATGTACCCCTGAGCTCCAATCACCAGGATCTGGACACAGAAAAAA ACCAATGTGCTCAACGTGTCCAGAAGAACCTGAAGTTGATTCTGAAGCAGAAGTATGAGTGCATATATGAAGGGGTTGCTAAGCCAGGAAAACATGCCCTCCTCAAGAGCATTTACACAGAGCTCTGCATCACAGAGGGGGACTGTGAACGGGTCAATAATGAACACGAGGTGTGGCAGATTGAAACAGCAACCAGGACACAGCCTACACAAGACACTGCAATTAAATGCAACGACATCTTTAGACCCTTAGCTGGACAAGGCAGACCCATCAAAACTGTAATGACCAAGGGCATCGCTGGTATTGGAAAAACggtctctgtgcagaagttcaTTCTTGACTGGGCAGAAGGAAAAGCTAATGAGGATATTGATTTCATGTTTGTCCTTCCTTTTTTGGAGCTGAACTTACTTcatgagcagcacagtctccTTGAGCTTCTGCACGTCGTTCACCCTGGAACGAAAGAGTTTGAAAACATTGAGCCTGAAAATTACAAGGTTTTGTTCATCTTTGATGGTCTGGATGAAAGCAAACATCCCTTGAATTTCAGACACAATACGATCCTGTCTGATGCAAGGAAGACATCCCCAGTGGATGTGCTACTGACAAACCTCATTAAGAGGTCTCtacttccctctgctctcctctggatcacctcccgaccagcagcagccaatcagatccctcCAAAATGCATCCACCGactgacagaggtcagagggttCAATGATGCACAGAAAGAAGAGTATTTCAGGAAAAGATTCACAGATCAGAGTCAGGCTGGTAGAATTATCTCTCACATAAAGAAATCCAGGAGTCTACACATCATGTGCCATATACCAGCCTTCTGCTGGATGTCTGCCACTGTTCTGGAGCGACCTTTGGAAACTGAGAGGGGAGAAATCCCTGAATCACTGACTGCAATGTACTCACACTTCCTTTTAATTCAGGCTGAAATCAAGCATCACAAATATCAATACCATgagacagacccacagacacctCTGGTGTCAGTTAAAGAAATCTTTCTCAAACTGGGGCAGCTGGCTTTTCAATGCATAGAAAAGCACAAACCAATATTTcatgaagaggacctgagaggatgTGGCATTGATGTCAAAGAAGCTTCAGTCTACTCTGGGCTGTTCACAGAGATCTTGAAAGAGGAGTCTGTGCTGCATCAGAAGAAAGTCTACTGCTTTGTGCATCTGAGCCTCCAGGAGTACATGGCTGCTTTGTATGCGATTCATTCCTTCATCAGCAAGAACTTCAGGGCATTGAAGCCTTTTTTTGGTCAAAAGACTTTAGCAACTCTCCATGATTTGCACAAGAAAGCTATTAAGAAGGCTTTGGAGAGTAAGAATGGACACCTGGACCTCTTCCTCCGATTCCTTCTGGGCCTCTCACTGGACTCCAATCAGCGCCTTCTCCCAGGTCTACTGCCAGAGACTGGAAGCAACTCTGAGAGCATCCAGAAAACAGTTCAGCACATCAAGGTCTTTAAAGAGAAAGATCCCTCTCCAGAAAGGTGCCTCAATCTGATTCACTGTCTGTCTGAACTCAACGATGATTCAATTATGAAGGAAACCCATGAGTACTTGAGCTCAGGAAGTCCGTTGGGTGAAAGGATCTCACCTATGCACTGTTCTGCCCTGGCTCACCTGCTCCTTGTGTCTGGGAAGGAGCTGGAAGAGTTTGACCATAAACGGTACAACACCTCAGAGGAGGGGCGAAGGCGACTGGTCCCAGCTGTGAAGTGCTGCAAGAAGGCTGT ACTCAGTGGCTGTAATCTCACAGAGAAATCTCTTCAGCTCGTGGGCTCCGCCCTGCAGTCAGTCTCCTCCCCCCTCAGAGAGCTGGACCTCAGCAACAACAACCTGCGAGATTCAGGAgtggagctgctctgtgctggactgaagagcacaaactgtaaactacagactTTGAG GCTCAGGGAGTGTAatctcacagagggctgctgtgatgttctggcctcagtcctgcgttctcctcactcagagctgagAGATCTGGAGCTCAGAGACAACAAGCTGCAGgattcaggagtgagagcgctctctgctggactggaggacccacactgtaaactgcagagactggg ACTCAGGGGCTGTAATCTCACAGAGAAATCTCTTCAGCTTGTGGACTCCGCCCTGCAGTCAGTCTCCTCCCCCCTCAGAGAGCTGGATCTCAGCAACAACAACCTGCGGGATTCAGGAgtggagctgctctgtgctggactgaagagcacaaactgtaaactacagactTTGAG gCTCAGGGAGTGTAatctcacagagggctgctgtcatgttctggcctcagtcctgcgttctcctcactcagagctgagtGATCTGGAGCTCAGAGACAACAAGCTGCAGgactcaggagtgagagcgctctctgctggactggaggacccacactgtaaactgcagagactggg gctgtcaggctgtggagtcacagagagaggctgtgattctCTGGCTTCAGCTCTGCGTTCAAACGcctcacacctgagagagctggaCCTGAGCTACAATCACCCTGGACactcaggagtgagagcgctgtctgctgctaaactggacacactcacactgct TGTAGACcatggaggagagagcaggctgAAACCAGGACTGAGGAAAAGTCTCTCTGCCCTGAATCCTGTGAAATGGAGACAGCACATCCACTGA
- the LOC133121975 gene encoding NACHT, LRR and PYD domains-containing protein 12-like isoform X1 — protein MAGQVLEILEDLTKEEFLKLKLYLNEEVLEGCGPIPQGRLEDQGVTGVVILMKSSYHNKMVQVTLEILKKISRNDLVERLESGKMHPSQDPAAAGDYSPERKPVSETQQGGAQQSLTVDVPLSSNHQDLDTEKNQCAQRVQKNLKLILKQKYECIYEGVAKPGKHALLKSIYTELCITEGDCERVNNEHEVWQIETATRTQPTQDTAIKCNDIFRPLAGQGRPIKTVMTKGIAGIGKTVSVQKFILDWAEGKANEDIDFMFVLPFLELNLLHEQHSLLELLHVVHPGTKEFENIEPENYKVLFIFDGLDESKHPLNFRHNTILSDARKTSPVDVLLTNLIKRSLLPSALLWITSRPAAANQIPPKCIHRLTEVRGFNDAQKEEYFRKRFTDQSQAGRIISHIKKSRSLHIMCHIPAFCWMSATVLERPLETERGEIPESLTAMYSHFLLIQAEIKHHKYQYHETDPQTPLVSVKEIFLKLGQLAFQCIEKHKPIFHEEDLRGCGIDVKEASVYSGLFTEILKEESVLHQKKVYCFVHLSLQEYMAALYAIHSFISKNFRALKPFFGQKTLATLHDLHKKAIKKALESKNGHLDLFLRFLLGLSLDSNQRLLPGLLPETGSNSESIQKTVQHIKVFKEKDPSPERCLNLIHCLSELNDDSIMKETHEYLSSGSPLGERISPMHCSALAHLLLVSGKELEEFDHKRYNTSEEGRRRLVPAVKCCKKAVLSGCNLTEKSLQLVGSALQSVSSPLRELDLSNNNLRDSGVELLCAGLKSTNCKLQTLRLRECNLTEGCCDVLASVLRSPHSELRDLELRDNKLQDSGVRALSAGLEDPHCKLQRLGLRGCNLTEKSLQLVDSALQSVSSPLRELDLSNNNLRDSGVELLCAGLKSTNCKLQTLRLRECNLTEGCCHVLASVLRSPHSELSDLELRDNKLQDSGVRALSAGLEDPHCKLQRLGLSGCGVTERGCDSLASALRSNASHLRELDLSYNHPGHSGVRALSAAKLDTLTLLVDHGGESRLKPGLRKSLSALNPVKWRQHIH, from the exons ATGGCTGGCCAGGTCTTGGAGATTCTGGAGGACCTGACAAAAGAAGAATTTTTAAAGTTGAAGTTGTATCTGAATGAAGAGGTGCTGGAAGGATGTGGACCCATCCCACAGGGTCGACTGGAGGACCAAGGTGTGACAGGTGTCGTCATCTTGATGAAGAGTTCCTATCATAACAAGATGGTGCAGGTCACACTGGAGATCTTAAAGAAAATTTCGAGAAATGACCTCGTTGAGAGACTGGAAAGTGGTAAGATGCATCCATCTCAGGATCCAGCTGCAGCTGGTGATTACAGCCCTGAGAGGAAGCCTGTGTCTGAGACCCAGCAGGGAGGGGCACAG cAGTCCCTGACTGTTGATGTACCCCTGAGCTCCAATCACCAGGATCTGGACACAGAAAAAA ACCAATGTGCTCAACGTGTCCAGAAGAACCTGAAGTTGATTCTGAAGCAGAAGTATGAGTGCATATATGAAGGGGTTGCTAAGCCAGGAAAACATGCCCTCCTCAAGAGCATTTACACAGAGCTCTGCATCACAGAGGGGGACTGTGAACGGGTCAATAATGAACACGAGGTGTGGCAGATTGAAACAGCAACCAGGACACAGCCTACACAAGACACTGCAATTAAATGCAACGACATCTTTAGACCCTTAGCTGGACAAGGCAGACCCATCAAAACTGTAATGACCAAGGGCATCGCTGGTATTGGAAAAACggtctctgtgcagaagttcaTTCTTGACTGGGCAGAAGGAAAAGCTAATGAGGATATTGATTTCATGTTTGTCCTTCCTTTTTTGGAGCTGAACTTACTTcatgagcagcacagtctccTTGAGCTTCTGCACGTCGTTCACCCTGGAACGAAAGAGTTTGAAAACATTGAGCCTGAAAATTACAAGGTTTTGTTCATCTTTGATGGTCTGGATGAAAGCAAACATCCCTTGAATTTCAGACACAATACGATCCTGTCTGATGCAAGGAAGACATCCCCAGTGGATGTGCTACTGACAAACCTCATTAAGAGGTCTCtacttccctctgctctcctctggatcacctcccgaccagcagcagccaatcagatccctcCAAAATGCATCCACCGactgacagaggtcagagggttCAATGATGCACAGAAAGAAGAGTATTTCAGGAAAAGATTCACAGATCAGAGTCAGGCTGGTAGAATTATCTCTCACATAAAGAAATCCAGGAGTCTACACATCATGTGCCATATACCAGCCTTCTGCTGGATGTCTGCCACTGTTCTGGAGCGACCTTTGGAAACTGAGAGGGGAGAAATCCCTGAATCACTGACTGCAATGTACTCACACTTCCTTTTAATTCAGGCTGAAATCAAGCATCACAAATATCAATACCATgagacagacccacagacacctCTGGTGTCAGTTAAAGAAATCTTTCTCAAACTGGGGCAGCTGGCTTTTCAATGCATAGAAAAGCACAAACCAATATTTcatgaagaggacctgagaggatgTGGCATTGATGTCAAAGAAGCTTCAGTCTACTCTGGGCTGTTCACAGAGATCTTGAAAGAGGAGTCTGTGCTGCATCAGAAGAAAGTCTACTGCTTTGTGCATCTGAGCCTCCAGGAGTACATGGCTGCTTTGTATGCGATTCATTCCTTCATCAGCAAGAACTTCAGGGCATTGAAGCCTTTTTTTGGTCAAAAGACTTTAGCAACTCTCCATGATTTGCACAAGAAAGCTATTAAGAAGGCTTTGGAGAGTAAGAATGGACACCTGGACCTCTTCCTCCGATTCCTTCTGGGCCTCTCACTGGACTCCAATCAGCGCCTTCTCCCAGGTCTACTGCCAGAGACTGGAAGCAACTCTGAGAGCATCCAGAAAACAGTTCAGCACATCAAGGTCTTTAAAGAGAAAGATCCCTCTCCAGAAAGGTGCCTCAATCTGATTCACTGTCTGTCTGAACTCAACGATGATTCAATTATGAAGGAAACCCATGAGTACTTGAGCTCAGGAAGTCCGTTGGGTGAAAGGATCTCACCTATGCACTGTTCTGCCCTGGCTCACCTGCTCCTTGTGTCTGGGAAGGAGCTGGAAGAGTTTGACCATAAACGGTACAACACCTCAGAGGAGGGGCGAAGGCGACTGGTCCCAGCTGTGAAGTGCTGCAAGAAGGCTGT ACTCAGTGGCTGTAATCTCACAGAGAAATCTCTTCAGCTCGTGGGCTCCGCCCTGCAGTCAGTCTCCTCCCCCCTCAGAGAGCTGGACCTCAGCAACAACAACCTGCGAGATTCAGGAgtggagctgctctgtgctggactgaagagcacaaactgtaaactacagactTTGAG GCTCAGGGAGTGTAatctcacagagggctgctgtgatgttctggcctcagtcctgcgttctcctcactcagagctgagAGATCTGGAGCTCAGAGACAACAAGCTGCAGgattcaggagtgagagcgctctctgctggactggaggacccacactgtaaactgcagagactggg ACTCAGGGGCTGTAATCTCACAGAGAAATCTCTTCAGCTTGTGGACTCCGCCCTGCAGTCAGTCTCCTCCCCCCTCAGAGAGCTGGATCTCAGCAACAACAACCTGCGGGATTCAGGAgtggagctgctctgtgctggactgaagagcacaaactgtaaactacagactTTGAG gCTCAGGGAGTGTAatctcacagagggctgctgtcatgttctggcctcagtcctgcgttctcctcactcagagctgagtGATCTGGAGCTCAGAGACAACAAGCTGCAGgactcaggagtgagagcgctctctgctggactggaggacccacactgtaaactgcagagactggg gctgtcaggctgtggagtcacagagagaggctgtgattctCTGGCTTCAGCTCTGCGTTCAAACGcctcacacctgagagagctggaCCTGAGCTACAATCACCCTGGACactcaggagtgagagcgctgtctgctgctaaactggacacactcacactgct TGTAGACcatggaggagagagcaggctgAAACCAGGACTGAGGAAAAGTCTCTCTGCCCTGAATCCTGTGAAATGGAGACAGCACATCCACTGA
- the LOC133121975 gene encoding NACHT, LRR and PYD domains-containing protein 12-like isoform X3, producing MTSLRDWKVVRCIHLRIQLQLVITALRGSLCLRPSREGHRCALSVVFISQQSLTVDVPLSSNHQDLDTEKNQCAQRVQKNLKLILKQKYECIYEGVAKPGKHALLKSIYTELCITEGDCERVNNEHEVWQIETATRTQPTQDTAIKCNDIFRPLAGQGRPIKTVMTKGIAGIGKTVSVQKFILDWAEGKANEDIDFMFVLPFLELNLLHEQHSLLELLHVVHPGTKEFENIEPENYKVLFIFDGLDESKHPLNFRHNTILSDARKTSPVDVLLTNLIKRSLLPSALLWITSRPAAANQIPPKCIHRLTEVRGFNDAQKEEYFRKRFTDQSQAGRIISHIKKSRSLHIMCHIPAFCWMSATVLERPLETERGEIPESLTAMYSHFLLIQAEIKHHKYQYHETDPQTPLVSVKEIFLKLGQLAFQCIEKHKPIFHEEDLRGCGIDVKEASVYSGLFTEILKEESVLHQKKVYCFVHLSLQEYMAALYAIHSFISKNFRALKPFFGQKTLATLHDLHKKAIKKALESKNGHLDLFLRFLLGLSLDSNQRLLPGLLPETGSNSESIQKTVQHIKVFKEKDPSPERCLNLIHCLSELNDDSIMKETHEYLSSGSPLGERISPMHCSALAHLLLVSGKELEEFDHKRYNTSEEGRRRLVPAVKCCKKAVLSGCNLTEKSLQLVGSALQSVSSPLRELDLSNNNLRDSGVELLCAGLKSTNCKLQTLRLRECNLTEGCCDVLASVLRSPHSELRDLELRDNKLQDSGVRALSAGLEDPHCKLQRLGLRGCNLTEKSLQLVDSALQSVSSPLRELDLSNNNLRDSGVELLCAGLKSTNCKLQTLRLRECNLTEGCCHVLASVLRSPHSELSDLELRDNKLQDSGVRALSAGLEDPHCKLQRLGLSGCGVTERGCDSLASALRSNASHLRELDLSYNHPGHSGVRALSAAKLDTLTLLVDHGGESRLKPGLRKSLSALNPVKWRQHIH from the exons ATGACCTCGTTGAGAGACTGGAAAGTGGTAAGATGCATCCATCTCAGGATCCAGCTGCAGCTGGTGATTACAGCCCTGAGAGGAAGCCTGTGTCTGAGACCCAGCAGGGAGGGGCACAG GTGTGCTTTAtctgttgtatttatttctcagcAGTCCCTGACTGTTGATGTACCCCTGAGCTCCAATCACCAGGATCTGGACACAGAAAAAA ACCAATGTGCTCAACGTGTCCAGAAGAACCTGAAGTTGATTCTGAAGCAGAAGTATGAGTGCATATATGAAGGGGTTGCTAAGCCAGGAAAACATGCCCTCCTCAAGAGCATTTACACAGAGCTCTGCATCACAGAGGGGGACTGTGAACGGGTCAATAATGAACACGAGGTGTGGCAGATTGAAACAGCAACCAGGACACAGCCTACACAAGACACTGCAATTAAATGCAACGACATCTTTAGACCCTTAGCTGGACAAGGCAGACCCATCAAAACTGTAATGACCAAGGGCATCGCTGGTATTGGAAAAACggtctctgtgcagaagttcaTTCTTGACTGGGCAGAAGGAAAAGCTAATGAGGATATTGATTTCATGTTTGTCCTTCCTTTTTTGGAGCTGAACTTACTTcatgagcagcacagtctccTTGAGCTTCTGCACGTCGTTCACCCTGGAACGAAAGAGTTTGAAAACATTGAGCCTGAAAATTACAAGGTTTTGTTCATCTTTGATGGTCTGGATGAAAGCAAACATCCCTTGAATTTCAGACACAATACGATCCTGTCTGATGCAAGGAAGACATCCCCAGTGGATGTGCTACTGACAAACCTCATTAAGAGGTCTCtacttccctctgctctcctctggatcacctcccgaccagcagcagccaatcagatccctcCAAAATGCATCCACCGactgacagaggtcagagggttCAATGATGCACAGAAAGAAGAGTATTTCAGGAAAAGATTCACAGATCAGAGTCAGGCTGGTAGAATTATCTCTCACATAAAGAAATCCAGGAGTCTACACATCATGTGCCATATACCAGCCTTCTGCTGGATGTCTGCCACTGTTCTGGAGCGACCTTTGGAAACTGAGAGGGGAGAAATCCCTGAATCACTGACTGCAATGTACTCACACTTCCTTTTAATTCAGGCTGAAATCAAGCATCACAAATATCAATACCATgagacagacccacagacacctCTGGTGTCAGTTAAAGAAATCTTTCTCAAACTGGGGCAGCTGGCTTTTCAATGCATAGAAAAGCACAAACCAATATTTcatgaagaggacctgagaggatgTGGCATTGATGTCAAAGAAGCTTCAGTCTACTCTGGGCTGTTCACAGAGATCTTGAAAGAGGAGTCTGTGCTGCATCAGAAGAAAGTCTACTGCTTTGTGCATCTGAGCCTCCAGGAGTACATGGCTGCTTTGTATGCGATTCATTCCTTCATCAGCAAGAACTTCAGGGCATTGAAGCCTTTTTTTGGTCAAAAGACTTTAGCAACTCTCCATGATTTGCACAAGAAAGCTATTAAGAAGGCTTTGGAGAGTAAGAATGGACACCTGGACCTCTTCCTCCGATTCCTTCTGGGCCTCTCACTGGACTCCAATCAGCGCCTTCTCCCAGGTCTACTGCCAGAGACTGGAAGCAACTCTGAGAGCATCCAGAAAACAGTTCAGCACATCAAGGTCTTTAAAGAGAAAGATCCCTCTCCAGAAAGGTGCCTCAATCTGATTCACTGTCTGTCTGAACTCAACGATGATTCAATTATGAAGGAAACCCATGAGTACTTGAGCTCAGGAAGTCCGTTGGGTGAAAGGATCTCACCTATGCACTGTTCTGCCCTGGCTCACCTGCTCCTTGTGTCTGGGAAGGAGCTGGAAGAGTTTGACCATAAACGGTACAACACCTCAGAGGAGGGGCGAAGGCGACTGGTCCCAGCTGTGAAGTGCTGCAAGAAGGCTGT ACTCAGTGGCTGTAATCTCACAGAGAAATCTCTTCAGCTCGTGGGCTCCGCCCTGCAGTCAGTCTCCTCCCCCCTCAGAGAGCTGGACCTCAGCAACAACAACCTGCGAGATTCAGGAgtggagctgctctgtgctggactgaagagcacaaactgtaaactacagactTTGAG GCTCAGGGAGTGTAatctcacagagggctgctgtgatgttctggcctcagtcctgcgttctcctcactcagagctgagAGATCTGGAGCTCAGAGACAACAAGCTGCAGgattcaggagtgagagcgctctctgctggactggaggacccacactgtaaactgcagagactggg ACTCAGGGGCTGTAATCTCACAGAGAAATCTCTTCAGCTTGTGGACTCCGCCCTGCAGTCAGTCTCCTCCCCCCTCAGAGAGCTGGATCTCAGCAACAACAACCTGCGGGATTCAGGAgtggagctgctctgtgctggactgaagagcacaaactgtaaactacagactTTGAG gCTCAGGGAGTGTAatctcacagagggctgctgtcatgttctggcctcagtcctgcgttctcctcactcagagctgagtGATCTGGAGCTCAGAGACAACAAGCTGCAGgactcaggagtgagagcgctctctgctggactggaggacccacactgtaaactgcagagactggg gctgtcaggctgtggagtcacagagagaggctgtgattctCTGGCTTCAGCTCTGCGTTCAAACGcctcacacctgagagagctggaCCTGAGCTACAATCACCCTGGACactcaggagtgagagcgctgtctgctgctaaactggacacactcacactgct TGTAGACcatggaggagagagcaggctgAAACCAGGACTGAGGAAAAGTCTCTCTGCCCTGAATCCTGTGAAATGGAGACAGCACATCCACTGA